The genomic DNA TTGGGAAGTATACTCGAGAAGGGTCCTTTCGGCTTGGGCGCGGGGACCAAACGTGGCCGGGTCGAGCTCTGTAGCGTAGGGGGTACCGAAAGGAAGGGCAGAAGTTGTAAGAAGGGGTTTGTCGGTGCCTTTGAGGCCCTCTGCCAAAGCGCGGATTGCAGCGTTATCCACTTGAAAGTTTCAAGTTAATATCCCACAGAGTCAAATGTACTTCCAGAAGGATAGAAGATGGGCTAACCTCGGATAGGTGTACCGTCGTGGTTCCCAAAGTCGTGGATATAAGCTAGATGGATGACAGCATCCGCCTCGGAAGCGGCCTTGGTGAGGATGTCGACATCTTCAAGTGATCCACGAACGACTGAGATGCCTTGCTTTTCGAGTTTTTCTGCCTGAATCCATGAATCCGTGTCAACGATAACTCCTTGTGACGTATGTCACTTACACCAACGTCAGAACGAGCTAACGCGCTGAGGTCGTGTCCGGCGGAGAGTAAAATGGAAGTCAAGTGAGACCCAATGTAGCCGGTGGCACCGGTAAGAAAGACCTTCATGATGTGGTTTGGTAGAGTATGTAAGGATAGATTTGAGCGAGTCGTTGATCGGATGGGGTATGCTGCTAGTGGTCTGTTGCAACCTCAGCGAGGACGACTGCTTTTGTAGCTGAGAAGGGGCTCGGGCACAGCGTGTCGTATGCTGGGTTTTCAATGGATAGAGGTCGGCGATAAGAATGGCGCATTTTGAGAGACTAATCAGAACCAGTTGGGCAGGAATGACATCCTCCTTTTGGGAAGGTACGTACGTATTTTCAGCCGTGATATCGTATGAGGAGATGCCCTGCGGGCGAGTCTCTCGAGAGTCGGCGACCGAACACCGAAGTACCAGGTATGGCAGAAATGTTACGTAATTACAATATATGATGACGCTGGAAGCCAGCAGCTCGCCGGAGATGGAGGCTGAAAGCGACACGCCTTGATGGATCGGATGAATCCGttctcctttccacccGCTCCACCCACGTCCCTGCCCCCGGCCCACACCAAGGCTCCTACGCCCAGCTCACAACCGTCTCCCGGCTCAACAAGCTTATATGCAACCAGCGCCCTCCTCCCATCGACACTTTTCGAACGGAAGTATTTCACCACATACCTCTCTCCACGGCCACGAAGAACTCgaatttgaagatgacTTTGACTATCTCTCCGTTGCCACGCCTTCTCGGCCAAATGCGTCCAAGAGGGCCGCGCCAAACAAGGGGAAAGCAGTAGAAACCACCAAATGGAAGGGCAAAGGGAAAGCTCGAAACGGTATTCCGGGTGGCGAATGGCAAGTCGCTTCTGGTACATGACACACGTGCGATAAACTGATTTGCCGGACCTCGTAGCTACCTGCTGAAGCTTCCGGGtgatcttcttcatacGCTAATGTCTTGCCTGTCGCCCAGGACCTTGTTGAGATTTTCCGAGACGTGCAAGTTACTGAACGAGCAAACGGAAAACGATACGGTGTGGCGGCATAGCTATGTCAACCGGTTTCTGGGCGAAGGCGTTGCCAGAGATAGCAGGCGCAGGGAAGAGATTGTGGTCCTTGCTCAGAGTTGTGTGAATGCCGCCggaaggggatggaaaaaggaggCATTGGGAAGGGAGGTCATGCTGGAGTATGTCGATCTGGACTGTAGTGTGATTTATTGCTGACCTGTTTGCAGTCTTTGGACGAATTCCAAAACTAGCATTGTCATGCACACCCCACCAACGGGTCTTATCCATTCCATCTCACTGTACTAcccccctttcctcccCTCAAATTCGAAAAGCCTTGTCATTGGAAAGAATCGTCAATCGACGCCCAAAGACAAAGTAGCGTACACGAGCAAGCTcggggaagatggggaCAACGTCTTGCAACCGACGACCCCAAAAATAACTCATCGGCAAAAGTACGAAGCTGTTTTGGCCGCTACGACTCGGCCTCCACCTTACATGCTCAGCGCGTCGTTGTTCATGGGAGGTGTAGTTAGGAGTGATCCCATCAGCGGCAAGGTCTCTAAAGGTTTCTGGGGACCTGGAAGGGATGGTAAGTGGAATGACCAACTACCAAGACTATATTGACGTCTTCTCAGCCAACTTCCACATTCGACCACATATCGACCCGCTTGCTGAGCCCTCAGCCATCTATCTGCCAAGTAGATCACAATCCTTCATTCTTTGGGGTCTTCAAACGGGCAGTGTAGTTTTTACAAGCGTTCAAACTCGTAATCATGCTACCCACGGCGGTAGAGCCACTTCCGTCAATGTTTACTCCGACCCGAGAAAATCACATGAAGGGTTTGTCGTTGATATTTGGGCGCCACAAGGGCAGAATGATACTGCTCTCAAATGGATCACCGCTGGGCAAGACGGGCGAGTCAAGCTGTGGGAACTACAGTCAGGGACAATCACCAAAGTCGGCAAGCGTCAAGCAAGTCTGGTGGATGGGAACATTGATTGTGTCTTTACATCTCCTCTCGCTGAAACTGGGTTTCCCAACAGATCAGAGTTGGTCAAGAGACGGCAAGCTGGCAAGCCAGATGAAATCGTTCTGGCGAGATATGATTTGCAGCATGATATCGTAGCAGGCGTgacggaagatggagatttACGTGTTTGGTTTGAAGCGTCAAGTGGGAATGAGAATGAGGTGCGAATCGATCTTGGATCAGCAGAAATTGAAGGGGAAATCAAAGTCATGGAAATGATCGGTTATCGCCATCAAGACGAGGTTGCCGTCGCCGTTTTGATTCATCGACGCCGATCCCACATTCTGATGCGGCACGATATCTCCAAATCTGGCAATCACCACATTACCACTTTTTACTCCTCTGTCGGTGCCCCACTTAGCTGTATACACCCCTCACTCTTTCCCAACCTCCCGATCTCAGCGCCAAAGCACGGAAACTCCACGCCTATGCTAGCGAGGATCGTCACGCCTGGCGAGACACCTGATCCctcccctccacctctcgACTTGCCCTCTGGAGGgttctcctcttcctctacccATTCTGAGCCAGAGTATGGGCGGTATGTCCTTGCAGGTG from Cryptococcus neoformans var. neoformans JEC21 chromosome 7 sequence includes the following:
- a CDS encoding expressed protein, which codes for MQPAPSSHRHFSNGSISPHTSLHGHEELEFEDDFDYLSVATPSRPNASKRAAPNKGKAVETTKWKGKGKARNGIPGGECYLLKLPGDLLHTLMSCLSPRTLLRFSETCKLLNEQTENDTVWRHSYVNRFLGEGVARDSRRREEIVVLAQSCVNAAGRGWKKEALGREVMLDLWTNSKTSIVMHTPPTGLIHSISLYYPPFLPSNSKSLVIGKNRQSTPKDKVAYTSKLGEDGDNVLQPTTPKITHRQKYEAVLAATTRPPPYMLSASLFMGGVVRSDPISGKVSKGFWGPGRDANFHIRPHIDPLAEPSAIYLPSRSQSFILWGLQTGSVVFTSVQTRNHATHGGRATSVNVYSDPRKSHEGFVVDIWAPQGQNDTALKWITAGQDGRVKLWELQSGTITKVGKRQASLVDGNIDCVFTSPLAETGFPNRSELVKRRQAGKPDEIVLARYDLQHDIVAGVTEDGDLRVWFEASSGNENEVRIDLGSAEIEGEIKVMEMIGYRHQDEVAVAVLIHRRRSHILMRHDISKSGNHHITTFYSSVGAPLSCIHPSLFPNLPISAPKHGNSTPMLARIVTPGETPDPSPPPLDLPSGGFSSSSTHSEPEYGRYVLAGDEAGFVHLWAWNGEDNERKTIRSWEAMEGKITALDMSCGLVAVGSFDGFVKIYDPLPTPPKLLRTFHASHLSPGELLVAGSDQPDARFYTVNKIILENDMVVASIGRKVFAWRAGAGKGKHGGKEGKKGGIGKGEGRGGTRGIVMKALHQAAEEDFAEFAPHAATPRQRLTNPHETLEREAMQEMGLEDGDDALQYALMLSMEEQSHASPPHNDLLNEEPSVSGWVEDEDEEENVDDETAEAIRQVEAFKKAEQENELARMLEMIKQAEKKEG
- a CDS encoding expressed protein; translation: MQPAPSSHRHFSNGSISPHTSLHGHEELEFEDDFDYLSVATPSRPNASKRAAPNKGKAVETTKWKGKGKARNGIPGGECYLLKLPGDLLHTLMSCLSPRTLLRFSETCKLLNEQTENDTVWRHSYVNRFLGEGVARDSRRREEIVVLAQSCVNAAGRGWKKEALGREVMLDLWTNSKTSIVMHTPPTGLIHSISLYYPPFLPSNSKSLVIGKNRQSTPKDKVAYTSKLGEDGDNVLQPTTPKITHRQKYEAVLAATTRPPPYMLSASLFMGGVVRSDPISGKVSKGFWGPGRDANFHIRPHIDPLAEPSAIYLPSRSQSFILWGLQTGSVVFTSVQTRNHATHGGRATSVNVYSDPRKSHEGFVVDIWAPQGQNDTALKWITAGQDGRVKLWELQSGTITKVGKRQASLVDGNIDCVFTSPLAETGFPNRSELVKRRQAGKPDEIVLARYDLQHDIVAGVTEDGDLRVWFEASSGNENEVRIDLGSAEIEGEIKVMEMIGYRHQDEVAVAVLIHRRRSHILMRHDISKSGNHHITTFYSSVGAPLSCIHPSLFPNLPISAPKHGNSTPMLARIVTPGETPDPSPPPLDLPSGGFSSSSTHSEPEYGRYVLAGDEAGFVHLWAWNGEDNERKTIRSWEAMEGKITALDMSCGLVAVGSFDGFVKIYDPLPTPPKLLRTFHASHLSPGELLVAGSDQPDARFYTVNKIILENDMVVASIGRKVFAWRAGAGKGKHGGKEGKKGGIGKGEGRGGTRGIGTSPFPTLPRAVKVPFPRVLIKSVSLVMKALHQAAEEDFAEFAPHAATPRQRLTNPHETLEREAMQEMGLEDGDDALQYALMLSMEEQSHASPPHNDLLNEEPSVSGWVEDEDEEENVDDETAEAIRQVEAFKKAEQENELARMLEMIKQAEKKEG